The proteins below are encoded in one region of Nitrospira sp.:
- the ccaA gene encoding poly(A) polymerase: MDLITTHPQADFDGLASMVAARKLYPDATLVLAGGAQHSVTQFLQDHDLNISRLHDVELRRVTRVVLVDMQEPLRLDPLRSLWSRPNVVVHVYDHHIDHAEEPMPTDGPVIERRLIDRVGATTTLLYEQLTARGVMLTPSEATVLAIGIHEETGSLTYGSTTPRDVEAVAALLRAKADLALVAAVLRKAVVPEQVALLNDLLGAADTHYVEGRKVLVTSSPAEHYRGDLAAVVAMMMHVEGIDAVLAACAMDHKIEIVGRSRHPDVDVSWIAREFGGGGHAAAAAATVKGLTLIEARERLTHLLLERYRPTLLAKDVMTRPVKTVAEDRSIEDAGRVMTTAGVNVLPVVDRRGRYRGLISRETVQKASFHGLQHSRVAEFMRTDQFTAPPETSFQEVERRMIEGHQRLVPLLVGAKVVGVITRTDLLRTLHDDVLRSARSRLHHGISPDAAPPAHQRDMRGILHERLPARAIAVLQAAGELGDRRGVQLYLVGGVVRDLLLGLPNTDLDIVVEGDGVELAKAFAVEQNAQVTVHARFGTARLTLPDGLKLDIATARTEYYEHPTALPTVEHASIKRDLYRRDFTINTLALRLNTSVFGRLLDFYGAERDLKDRKIRVLHSLSFVEDPTRVFRAVRFAVRFGFELGRETRALIVGAVRMDLVSRLSPHRLTDELRLLLSEREPRAGLALLAELEVLRSLHPACTWSARLQGLLRGVEDVVAWYRLLYLDRRMESWLVYLSALLEVLSDKAASGVLARLELSERETGVLRMARFSSHRLLRRLMGRTGPAPSQVVQVLNGIEDEALLFLMASAKSEKLKRHVSAYLTDYRKIRPLLTGNDLKSLGVPTGPSFTRILTALRGARLDGQAVTVEDERRLVQHLIAGNRAKAGPD; encoded by the coding sequence ATGGATCTCATTACCACCCATCCTCAAGCCGATTTCGATGGACTTGCGTCCATGGTCGCGGCGCGGAAATTGTATCCAGATGCCACGCTTGTTTTGGCCGGCGGGGCTCAGCACTCGGTGACCCAGTTTCTTCAAGACCATGACCTCAATATCTCCCGGTTACACGACGTAGAATTGAGGCGTGTGACCCGGGTCGTTCTCGTTGACATGCAGGAACCCCTCCGCTTGGACCCCTTGCGATCTCTCTGGTCACGTCCGAACGTCGTCGTACACGTTTATGATCATCACATCGATCATGCGGAGGAGCCGATGCCCACGGACGGGCCGGTGATCGAGCGTCGTCTGATCGACCGGGTTGGCGCCACCACGACGTTACTGTATGAACAATTGACGGCTCGGGGGGTGATGCTGACCCCGTCTGAAGCGACGGTGTTGGCGATCGGTATTCATGAAGAAACGGGATCGCTGACCTACGGATCGACGACCCCTCGGGACGTCGAAGCTGTGGCCGCGCTGCTGCGGGCCAAGGCGGACCTCGCGTTGGTGGCCGCAGTCCTACGCAAAGCGGTCGTACCTGAGCAAGTCGCGCTCTTGAACGATCTGCTTGGAGCGGCCGATACCCATTATGTCGAAGGCCGCAAGGTGCTCGTCACGAGCAGCCCCGCAGAACACTATCGCGGAGATCTCGCCGCGGTGGTCGCCATGATGATGCACGTCGAAGGCATCGATGCGGTCCTGGCAGCCTGTGCGATGGATCACAAGATTGAAATCGTGGGACGGAGCCGGCATCCGGACGTCGATGTGTCGTGGATTGCGCGCGAGTTTGGAGGAGGGGGACATGCCGCCGCTGCCGCTGCGACGGTCAAGGGCCTCACGCTGATCGAGGCAAGGGAACGCCTGACTCACTTGCTGCTGGAACGCTATCGCCCCACGTTGTTGGCCAAGGATGTCATGACGCGCCCGGTTAAAACGGTGGCAGAGGACCGATCGATCGAAGATGCGGGTCGGGTGATGACGACCGCCGGGGTGAATGTCCTTCCGGTCGTCGATAGGCGAGGACGCTATCGCGGGCTGATCTCTCGCGAGACCGTTCAGAAGGCGAGCTTCCATGGTCTTCAGCACTCACGGGTGGCTGAATTCATGCGCACGGATCAGTTCACCGCGCCTCCCGAGACCTCGTTCCAGGAGGTGGAGCGCCGTATGATCGAGGGACATCAGCGGCTGGTGCCGCTGCTCGTCGGTGCGAAAGTAGTCGGGGTGATCACGAGGACGGATTTGTTGCGAACCCTTCACGACGACGTGCTTCGCAGCGCACGGTCCCGACTGCATCACGGAATAAGTCCTGACGCAGCTCCTCCGGCGCACCAGCGGGACATGAGAGGCATTTTGCACGAGCGTCTGCCGGCCCGCGCAATCGCGGTCTTGCAGGCCGCGGGTGAACTGGGAGACCGGCGAGGCGTGCAGCTCTATCTTGTGGGCGGGGTCGTGCGCGATCTGCTGCTTGGACTGCCCAATACGGACTTGGATATCGTCGTCGAGGGAGACGGGGTGGAGCTTGCCAAAGCCTTTGCGGTGGAACAGAACGCGCAGGTCACCGTCCACGCGCGATTTGGTACGGCGCGGCTCACCCTGCCGGATGGTCTCAAGCTCGACATCGCCACCGCGCGGACGGAGTACTATGAGCACCCCACTGCCCTTCCCACCGTGGAACACGCGTCTATCAAACGGGATCTCTACCGGCGGGATTTCACGATCAACACGCTCGCCCTTCGACTGAATACCTCCGTCTTTGGCAGGCTGCTGGATTTTTATGGCGCGGAGCGGGATCTGAAAGACCGCAAAATTCGTGTCCTGCACAGCCTGAGTTTCGTCGAAGATCCCACGCGGGTATTTCGTGCCGTGCGTTTCGCTGTACGCTTCGGGTTCGAGCTTGGTCGCGAAACGAGAGCCTTGATCGTCGGCGCCGTGCGTATGGACTTGGTGTCCCGGCTCTCGCCTCATCGGCTGACCGACGAACTTCGATTGCTGCTCTCCGAGCGGGAACCCCGAGCCGGTTTGGCGCTATTGGCAGAGCTTGAAGTGCTCCGTAGCCTGCATCCGGCGTGTACGTGGTCAGCCAGATTACAGGGCCTGCTGCGGGGTGTGGAAGACGTCGTGGCATGGTATCGGTTGCTGTACCTGGATCGCCGGATGGAGTCATGGCTGGTCTATCTCTCGGCGTTGCTTGAAGTTCTGTCTGACAAAGCGGCCTCGGGGGTGCTCGCTCGGCTGGAGTTGTCCGAGCGGGAGACGGGTGTCCTCCGTATGGCCCGGTTTTCGAGTCACCGGTTGCTCCGTCGCCTTATGGGGCGTACCGGTCCTGCCCCCTCTCAGGTCGTGCAAGTGCTGAACGGTATCGAGGATGAGGCGCTGCTGTTTCTCATGGCGAGCGCGAAGTCGGAGAAGCTCAAGCGGCATGTCTCAGCCTATCTTACCGACTATCGAAAGATTCGCCCGCTATTGACAGGGAACGACCTCAAAAGCTTGGGCGTGCCGACGGGGCCATCCTTTACAAGGATATTGACGGCATTGCGGGGCGCTCGATTGGATGGACAGGCAGTCACCGTTGAGGACGAACGGCGGCTGGTCCAGCATTTGATTGCGGGAAATCGGGCAAAAGCAGGGCCCGACTGA
- a CDS encoding MFS transporter, translating to MSWWHSITPYQWLVLFVAWLGWVFDAMDATIYAIVLHPALDELLPSATGTPTHEEQIGWYGGVIFSIFLIGWAIGGIAFGIVADRYGRTKTLIVTILVYAGFTGLAAFSQDWWHLAIYRFLTALGIGGEWAAGAALVAEVWPEDKRAKAAGILQSAWAAGFFLAALFNLLLKELGWRWLFAVGVLPALVALLVRLVVKEPERWHRSRAREDLHPASSSLSALSELLAPPFRRATLAGSILAFVAVFGLWGTTTWTPMLIHTFPDMAGLSKRDIAPYVSYAIMALNAGAVIGYLSFGPLADRWGRRPIFGLMCVGSLIMLPITFLSSQSYMHLVVFLPVLGFFNNGIFSGFPIYLPELFPTRLRATGAGVCFNAGRILASAGPFLTGSLVAAMGDVALAATTVGLVYIVGLLALPMAPETKGHPLPD from the coding sequence ATGTCTTGGTGGCATTCCATTACACCCTATCAATGGCTGGTCCTCTTCGTCGCGTGGCTTGGCTGGGTGTTCGACGCGATGGATGCCACGATTTACGCCATCGTCCTGCATCCGGCGCTGGACGAACTCTTGCCCAGCGCGACCGGCACACCGACTCACGAGGAACAGATCGGATGGTACGGCGGAGTGATTTTTTCCATCTTTCTCATCGGCTGGGCAATCGGCGGCATCGCGTTCGGAATTGTGGCCGACCGTTATGGTCGTACCAAAACTCTCATCGTCACGATTCTCGTGTATGCGGGATTCACGGGGCTTGCGGCGTTCTCTCAGGACTGGTGGCATCTGGCCATCTACCGTTTCTTGACCGCCCTCGGAATCGGAGGGGAATGGGCGGCAGGAGCCGCGCTGGTGGCCGAAGTATGGCCGGAGGACAAGCGAGCCAAGGCGGCTGGGATTCTCCAATCTGCCTGGGCAGCAGGTTTCTTCCTAGCAGCGCTGTTCAATTTGCTTTTAAAAGAACTCGGCTGGCGGTGGCTGTTCGCCGTCGGCGTGCTTCCGGCACTCGTGGCCCTGTTGGTTCGTTTGGTGGTCAAAGAGCCGGAGCGGTGGCATAGGAGTCGCGCCAGAGAGGACTTGCATCCCGCTTCATCGTCGCTGTCCGCCCTCAGCGAACTCCTTGCCCCTCCATTTCGCCGGGCGACCCTGGCCGGATCGATCCTGGCGTTCGTCGCCGTCTTCGGACTCTGGGGCACGACCACGTGGACTCCCATGCTCATTCATACGTTCCCGGACATGGCGGGCCTGAGCAAGCGCGACATCGCTCCGTATGTCAGCTATGCCATCATGGCGCTGAATGCCGGCGCCGTGATTGGGTATTTGAGCTTCGGTCCGCTCGCCGATCGATGGGGACGACGTCCAATTTTTGGGCTCATGTGCGTGGGAAGTCTGATCATGCTTCCGATCACCTTCCTCTCTTCTCAATCCTATATGCACCTCGTTGTCTTTCTCCCTGTATTGGGATTCTTCAACAACGGCATCTTCAGCGGCTTTCCCATTTACCTCCCCGAACTGTTCCCGACGCGCCTGCGAGCGACCGGAGCAGGCGTTTGTTTCAATGCGGGTCGCATCCTGGCGTCAGCCGGTCCATTTCTGACCGGCTCGCTTGTCGCCGCCATGGGCGACGTGGCCCTGGCCGCGACCACCGTTGGACTCGTGTATATAGTTGGACTCCTCGCGTTGCCGATGGCTCCCGAAACGAAGGGCCACCCTCTCCCCGATTGA
- a CDS encoding amidohydrolase gives MGEPTKFALRRVRVLDGRGGRLERQTILIDGSRIRAVGPSRITTVPRGYTDLDVGGLTVLPGLIDCHVHLCLGAEPDVVDALERETPSETLLKASQMARQTIDAGFTTVRDVGARDHSIFSLKRAIEKGLTRGPRIVGAGLAICMIGGHARFIGREIEGPDQAREVVRAQIAAGAEVIKVIASGGVLTPGTSPDQAQLTDDELAAAVDEAGRAGRKVAAHAHGATGIKNAVRAGVHSIEHATLMDDESATLMGRHGVYMVPTLSALATTAACRRGCGIPESALDKAKAMTKRHQVSFREAHRRQLPIAMGTDAGTPFNVHGENAQELERMVALGMSPMEAIVSATTKAADLIGLADVIGSVEPGKEADLLVIDGDPSKKVAYVRDRARLLAVIQRGRVVSGALAER, from the coding sequence GTGGGCGAACCTACCAAATTCGCGTTGCGGCGGGTTCGTGTCCTTGATGGACGCGGCGGTCGACTCGAACGTCAGACCATCCTGATCGATGGTTCACGGATCCGCGCCGTCGGTCCAAGCCGGATTACGACGGTACCCCGTGGCTACACCGACCTGGACGTGGGCGGGTTAACCGTGCTCCCGGGGCTGATCGACTGCCATGTGCATCTCTGTCTCGGAGCGGAACCGGATGTTGTCGACGCCTTGGAGAGAGAAACCCCATCCGAGACGTTGTTGAAAGCCAGCCAGATGGCGCGACAGACCATCGATGCGGGATTCACGACCGTCCGCGACGTCGGCGCACGAGATCATTCCATCTTCTCGTTGAAGCGCGCGATCGAAAAGGGCCTGACGCGTGGTCCACGCATTGTGGGAGCCGGCCTGGCGATTTGCATGATCGGCGGCCATGCGCGGTTCATCGGACGCGAGATCGAGGGACCCGACCAGGCGCGGGAAGTCGTACGTGCGCAGATTGCGGCTGGTGCAGAGGTCATCAAGGTCATTGCCTCAGGTGGTGTGCTCACGCCGGGCACATCGCCCGATCAAGCCCAGTTAACGGATGACGAGCTCGCTGCAGCCGTGGACGAGGCCGGCCGTGCGGGACGCAAAGTAGCCGCCCATGCCCACGGGGCGACGGGAATCAAGAATGCCGTCCGGGCCGGGGTGCATTCCATTGAACATGCCACCTTGATGGACGACGAATCCGCAACCCTCATGGGCCGGCATGGCGTCTACATGGTCCCGACCCTTTCCGCGCTTGCCACCACGGCGGCCTGCCGGCGAGGCTGCGGCATCCCCGAGAGCGCGCTCGACAAGGCCAAGGCCATGACCAAACGACATCAGGTCAGCTTCCGCGAGGCCCATCGCCGCCAACTACCTATCGCCATGGGCACGGATGCCGGGACCCCCTTCAATGTACACGGAGAAAATGCGCAGGAGTTGGAGAGGATGGTCGCGCTCGGCATGAGCCCGATGGAGGCCATTGTCTCCGCCACTACCAAAGCGGCGGATCTCATCGGACTGGCCGACGTGATCGGCTCCGTCGAACCCGGCAAAGAGGCAGATCTGCTGGTGATCGACGGCGATCCGTCAAAGAAGGTGGCCTACGTACGAGACCGGGCCCGGCTTCTAGCCGTGATACAACGAGGACGAGTTGTCAGTGGCGCGCTGGCCGAGCGCTAG
- a CDS encoding alanine--glyoxylate aminotransferase: protein MSGPEDKSASLLQREFFPSPRLLLGPGPSLVHPRVLHALSAPLIGHLDPEFLQLLDETQAALRQIFGTTNSFTMALSGTGSAGMEGVMVNLLEPGDTAVVGVNGVFGSRLATIAERGGAKVIRVEAPWGRTIDVETIRSTVRRSGPVKLVAIVHAETSTGACQSLSEIGRLCHETDTLFVVDAVTSLGGIPVQVDAWHIDACYSATQKCLSCPPGLAPVTLSPRALAAMRRRRVPCPSWYLDFSLLADYWDESTRRYHHTAPISMIYALREALRLVLEEGLENRFARHRRHGRALVAGMATLGLTPLPLENERLPMLHCLTLPTGIDDQQVRAELLRSHGIEIGGGLGPLQGSVWRIGLMGESSTASNVLSLLQALELIWLRRGWRCPAPGAALAAAASVLDEGPTIHSERSTP, encoded by the coding sequence ATGAGTGGCCCGGAAGACAAGAGCGCGTCCCTCCTCCAGAGGGAGTTCTTCCCATCTCCCCGATTGCTATTGGGGCCTGGCCCCAGCCTGGTGCACCCCCGCGTCCTCCATGCCCTCTCGGCGCCGCTCATCGGCCATCTCGATCCAGAGTTCCTCCAGCTCTTGGACGAAACTCAGGCCGCCCTTCGGCAGATTTTCGGGACGACGAACTCGTTTACGATGGCCCTGTCCGGCACCGGATCGGCCGGTATGGAAGGTGTGATGGTCAACCTCCTGGAGCCGGGAGATACCGCAGTCGTCGGCGTGAACGGCGTCTTCGGCTCACGCCTGGCCACGATCGCCGAGCGGGGCGGGGCCAAGGTCATTCGAGTGGAGGCCCCGTGGGGACGGACCATTGATGTCGAGACCATTCGATCCACCGTGCGTCGGTCCGGGCCGGTGAAGTTGGTGGCGATCGTCCACGCCGAAACCTCCACCGGCGCGTGTCAGTCTCTGTCCGAGATCGGACGCCTCTGCCACGAGACCGACACCTTGTTCGTTGTGGATGCTGTCACCTCGCTGGGGGGCATTCCGGTACAGGTAGATGCCTGGCATATCGACGCCTGTTACAGCGCCACCCAAAAATGCTTGAGCTGTCCCCCCGGGCTCGCGCCCGTGACGCTCAGCCCGCGCGCACTCGCCGCCATGCGACGGCGCCGTGTTCCCTGTCCGAGTTGGTACCTCGACTTCTCGCTCCTCGCCGACTATTGGGATGAGTCGACGCGGCGCTACCATCACACGGCACCCATTTCCATGATCTACGCCCTACGCGAGGCGTTACGATTAGTGCTCGAGGAAGGCCTTGAAAACCGATTCGCTCGTCACCGCAGACACGGCCGAGCGCTGGTGGCCGGCATGGCGACACTGGGGCTGACGCCCTTGCCGCTCGAGAACGAGCGCTTGCCGATGCTCCACTGCCTCACCCTGCCGACGGGAATAGACGATCAACAAGTCCGTGCGGAATTACTCCGCAGCCACGGCATCGAAATCGGCGGTGGACTGGGCCCGCTGCAAGGATCAGTTTGGCGAATCGGATTGATGGGTGAATCATCAACTGCCTCCAACGTTCTGTCCCTGTTACAGGCCTTGGAACTCATTTGGTTGCGCCGAGGCTGGCGCTGTCCGGCTCCGGGTGCGGCTCTCGCGGCCGCCGCATCCGTGCTGGACGAGGGTCCAACCATCCATTCGGAGCGGAGCACACCATGA
- a CDS encoding NAD(P)-dependent oxidoreductase, with translation MEPVLPSSRLLVILGGGYTARTLYGMKRGSKTRIIVTSRTPEHHLLYADSQDRLHFDIQQTGTWTAIPAEADVLWCFPAEPLEQVAAFARTAGLSSRRLVVLGSTSAYDLETHDAYPPPWIDEGAPLDLTRPRVQGEEWLRAQCNAIVLRVAGIYGPGRNPLEWIRQRRVTASRKYVNLIHVEDLATICLAALELGRAGAVYNVSDGTPRTWASVCQTASERWDIHSSAPQRELGSGKRVKTSKLRSELQKDLAFPDLYAALEEIEARPPSPD, from the coding sequence ATGGAGCCTGTCCTCCCTTCTTCTCGCTTGCTCGTGATCCTTGGTGGCGGCTATACCGCACGCACACTCTATGGGATGAAACGAGGCTCCAAAACTCGCATCATTGTCACAAGCCGAACGCCCGAGCACCATCTTCTCTATGCCGACTCGCAAGACCGACTCCACTTCGACATCCAACAGACTGGAACATGGACGGCCATCCCAGCCGAAGCGGATGTGTTGTGGTGCTTTCCTGCTGAACCACTCGAACAGGTCGCGGCCTTTGCCCGGACGGCGGGACTTAGCTCACGACGACTCGTCGTCCTCGGTAGCACCAGCGCGTACGACTTGGAAACACACGATGCCTATCCACCTCCCTGGATCGACGAAGGAGCCCCCCTCGATCTGACACGACCCCGTGTGCAAGGCGAAGAATGGCTGCGAGCCCAGTGCAACGCCATCGTCCTGCGAGTGGCCGGCATCTACGGTCCGGGACGGAATCCCTTGGAGTGGATCAGGCAAAGGCGGGTGACCGCCTCTCGGAAGTACGTGAACCTGATTCACGTGGAAGACTTAGCCACCATCTGCCTGGCTGCCCTTGAACTCGGACGGGCGGGGGCGGTCTATAACGTCAGCGACGGCACGCCGCGTACGTGGGCATCGGTCTGCCAAACTGCCAGCGAGCGATGGGACATCCATTCCTCGGCTCCGCAAAGAGAGCTTGGATCGGGAAAGCGCGTCAAGACAAGCAAACTTCGAAGCGAACTGCAGAAGGATCTTGCCTTCCCGGATCTGTATGCCGCACTGGAGGAGATCGAGGCCCGCCCGCCTTCTCCTGATTGA